In Haliotis asinina isolate JCU_RB_2024 chromosome 16, JCU_Hal_asi_v2, whole genome shotgun sequence, the following are encoded in one genomic region:
- the LOC137268038 gene encoding 28S rRNA (cytosine-C(5))-methyltransferase-like, whose product MNIYNETAKIVKSVKQKKGTVKSLVFASRFHNKRKLYALVCETLKFWQILNLLLKRTKIPQKLSNYDEKQYVLIVLLYEFLIGQGLDNAGGIAKQFLRHKNVIEREHVRLLTEKEVSSLSELIPEEAHAVPLPRYVRVNLLKTTVQKAAETFMKEGWRLVKGTKNIVDDMSKMGQRDFLQDHHLPDLLVFPPGTDFHKHRLCMTGEIILQDKASCFPAHVLRPPEGSVVVDTCAAPGNKTSHVASLLRNSGKIFAFDKDRRRLKTMSHLLEVAGVTNTEQTCQDFLSVDPLEEKYAAVEYMLVDPSCSGSGIVGRLNHLSDNQSSPEARLKSLSNFQATMLKHALSFPRVKRVVYSTCSIHAQENEEVVEEVIQKVGKDFKLKLIFADWPYRGVKGYEHAQMCLRMSPEDNLTNGFFVACFERRSFQGKGSCDEKELVSFSEIRMNDNENNGNLTRKEKKRLKKKNKKAQKKLLLSSVVTEVERDNDEDDADEGDGEDTRSIKCDNKKKITPKSEGLESSYLATETKEVLRVDNSMSCDTPVKNVFCGSQKNLGKSSVESQRVEMLRKQSIDFLDVSNHSCCVLHCTPTNAKRARSTHVGFGTKLGKWEITENVCYGDKHELVTDVKKCTSAEKRKQTKLMRKKNKTAF is encoded by the exons ATGAATATATACAACGAGACAGCCAAAATAGTCAAATCGGTCAAGCAGAAGAAAGGAACTGTGAAATCTCTCGTATTCGCCTCCCGTTTCCAT AATAAACGCAAACTTTATGCCTTGGTGTGTGAAACCTTGAAGTTCTGGCAGATATTGAATCTGCTGCTGAAGAGGACCAAGATTCCCCAGAAACTCAGCAACTATGATGAGAAGCAGTATGTTTTGATTGTCCTGTTGTACGAGTTTCTTATTGGACAGGGACTTGACAACGCTGGAGGAATAGCA AAACAGTTTTTGCGACATAAGAATGTCATTGAAAGGGAACATGTCCGTCTGCTCACTGAAAAAGAAGTGTCCAGTCTGTCAGAACTTATCCCTGAGGAAGCTCATG CTGTACCTCTACCCAGGTATGTCCGCGTGAACCTGTTGAAGACAACAGTGCAGAAAGCTGCAGAAACCTTCATGAAAGAAGGCTGGCGGCTAGTGAAAGGAACGAAGAA cattgtggatgACATGTCGAAGATGGGCCAGCGAGACTTTCTGCAGGATCACCATCTCCCAGATCTGCTGGTGTTCCCACCTGGAACTGACTTCCACAAACACAGGCTGTGTATGACAGGGGAGATAATCCTGCAGGACAAG GCCAGTTGTTTCCCTGCCCACGTGCTGCGTCCACCAGAGGGTAGTGTGGTGGTTGACACCTGTGCTGCACCTGGCAACAAGACCAGCCATGTTGCAAGTCTACTGAGAAATTCAGG GAAAATCTTTGCCTTTGACAAAGACCGGCGACGACTGAAAACAATGTCGCATCTGTTGGAGGTAGCTGGAGTCACCAACACGGAGCAGACGTGTCAGGACTTCCTGTCTGTTGATCCTCTGGAGGAGAAGTATGCTGCTGTGGAGTACATGCTGGTTGATCCATCATGCAGTGGGTCtg GAATCGTGGGAAGACTTAATCACTTGTCTGACAACCAAAGCTCACCCGAAGCTCGACTCAAGAGTCTATCAAATTTTCAGGCCACAATGTTGAAACATGCCCTGTCCTTTCCAAGAGTGAAGAGGGTGGTTTATTCTACCTGCTCAATACATGCACAGGAAAATGAGGAAGTTGTGGAGGAAGTTATTCAAAAGGTTGGTAAAGACTTCAAACTGAAACTTATCTTTGCTGATTGGCCATACAGAGGGGTCAAAGGCTATGAGCATGCTCAAATGTGCCTGAGGATGTCACCTGAAGACAATCTGACAAATGGTTTCTTTGTGGCCTGTTTTGAAAGGAGGTCATTTCAGGGGAAGGGTAGTTGTGATGAAAAGGAACTTGTTAGTTTTTCAGAAATTAGGATGAATGACAATGAAAACAACGGGAACTTGACAAGAAAGGAAAAGAAGAGACTAAAGAAAAAGAACAAGAAGGCACAGAAGAAACTACTTCTTAGCTCTGTTGTAACTGAGGTTGAAAGGGacaatgatgaagatgatgctGATGAAGGAGATGGAGAAGATACCAGGTCAATTAAGTGTGACAATAAAAAGAAAATCACCCCCAAATCTGAAGGTTTAGAATCCTCATACCTAGCTACTGAAACTAAAGAGGTGTTAAGGGTAGACAACTCTATGTCCTGTGACACTCCAgtcaaaaatgtgttttgtggCAGTCAAAAGAACCTAGGGAAATCATCAGTTGAGAGTCAGAGAGTTGAAATGTTACGGAAACAAAGTATTGATTTTCTGGATGTCAGCAACCATTCTTGTTGTGTTCTACACTGTACTCCTACAAATGCAAAACGTGCAAGATCAACCCATGTCGGTTTCGGCACCAAGCTCGGGAAGTGGGAAATAACAGAGAATGTATGTTATGGTGACAAGCATGAATTGGTCACAGATGTCAAGAAATGCACATCTGCGGAAAAGCGGAAACAGACAAAATtaatgagaaaaaaaaacaaaacagcgTTTTAG